In Candidatus Hydrogenedentota bacterium, the sequence CGGCATCAGGTCGTCGTAGGGGCCGTTGGTGAGCTGCCGGAAACCGGTCCCGTCCACGCCGGTATCGCAGACATGGTAGAACCCCTCGTCGGTCCCGTTGTCCAGCCGCGCCGGGTCGTAGTCCCCGCCCGCGGTCGCCACCAGGGAGAACAGAACGCGACCGCCGTCATACGACAGCCGGGGCTCAAGCACGGAGCCCTTCTCAAGCGCGCCGTTAAGGATGTCGCGCGCCGCGAAGGAATACCCCGGCCTTTCCAGGACAAAGAGGCCGCCGCCGGGCCGGGCCCGCCACCCGAAGTACTGCATCACGAGATGGCTGTACGAGGCCGGAACGCGCTTGCAGAAAAAGAGCGGGCCGAATTGCATGAGCGGGTTGCCCAGAGCGGTCTTTCTCCGCTGGGCATGGGCGCGCAGATAGCGCAGGCACGGTTCCCCGCGGGTGTCCGGCGGCGGGCACGGGACGCCGAGGTCCGCCGCGAGTTCGCCGGCCTTCTTCGCGGTCGAGCGGATCGCCGCCTCATACCCCTGCGGCGTCTCCTCAAGGCCGTCCTGCAAATGCCAGTCCCACTGGACGCAGGCCCACAGGTCCAGCTCCGGCGCCGCCTCCGGCCCGATGTCCCCGAGCACCTCCCTGAACGCCTTCCCCAGCCGGTCGCGGAAAGGCCCGAGATTTACCCGCGTCGTGTCCGACCGGCGAAGCGCCTCAAGCCGCGCGGCCCCGGCCGTCCAGGTGCCCCGGTAGACGCCCGCGGCAACGACCGGAAGACGGGATCCGGTCTTGTTCCGGATCCGCAGGGCCAGCCCCCCGTCCTCCGGGAAGGACACCTCAAGCCGCCACGGACAGGTGTTGACCACCGCGCCCGCAAGGCCGCAGGAGTCCTTGTCGTCCGCCAGAATGAACAGGGGAAGGCTGGACTCCCCCTCCAGCACAACGCTGCTTCCCGGGGTCAACAGGCGCTCGTGGAGGCAGAAATGGCGGTCGAAACTGTAGAGACGGGGGAATCCCGCGGCCATCTCCATTTCCATCTGGTAGGACCAGCCGTCCCGGGGCTGCGCCCCGAACCCTTCCGAGGCGCGGAACAGGACACCGTCGGCGTAGGTGATGACGGGATCCCAATGTGTCGTGTCGCACGCGATGGCGCCGCGCCGGTGAACAACGAACCGGATGCGGTCCCCCACCCGGACGTCCAGCGGCACCGCCGGGTCCGCGCCCCGGGCGTCATTCGCCTCAATGTCCTGCGTCCAGACGACCGCCGCGTTGTGGCGGATGCTTGCCCGCACGCCGTCGCCGCCGTTGGTGTCGGCCTTGCAGACCCGCCCGGATACAACCACCTTTCCATCGCGGGGAACCGTGAACAGGCGGACACTGGACGTCGCCTCGCCGGAATGCTGCCAGTCCTTTCCGACACGCGTCCAGTCCGGGCCGGTCCAGTAGGTGGACCCGTACCAGGTGTCCCCCGAAGGCTCCAGCTCCCGGAACCGGGCCCCGTCGCGCCCGCCCTCACACGGAAACGTCCAGTCCACGACGTTTGCCTGGGATTCGCCCAAGGCTGGGCGCTCGACCCGCGTGGTCAGGAGGTGCATCGCCGCATCGGGCAGCCAGTGCTGCGTCTGCCTCAGGACCCGGCGGGAACCCTGATCCCGGACGACGATCTCATGTGTCGTGGAGGTCTCGGCGCGAAGCTCCCCCTGCGGCGCGGCGAAAGACAGGGGCGCGCGGCCCTCCGGCTGCCGCGTCCACTCCGCGCCGGACGCCGTCTCCCCGGAAAGGAAGGGAGCCGCCCCGGCAGCGGCCGCCGCCCCAAATGAAAGGGCCACCGCCGCGAAACACGCCAAACCCGCGCGCCTGCTCATCATTCCTTTTTCTCCCGCGGGAAGTATATAGGAAGGAGGCTCCGGGACGGGTCCGCCGGACCGATGCCACCGGTGTGGGGCGGACCCGCGGCGCTTTCTAGAAGCGCGGCGCACCGGAAACGGGGTTTTCCTTCCCCTCCGCCTCAGGCGTGCTCGATGCCGGCGTGGTTGGCGATGTCTTCGCAGGTCGTGACGAGGTCGGCGCGGCTGAGGTCGTGGATGTCGGCGCGGCCGTTGATGCGGGCGAAGGCCTCCAGCTCGTGGCGCAGGACCGCCGCGAAGTTGGCGAAGCGGCGGGCGGACTGCTCGACGTCGAGCCGCGCGCGCAGGCCCGGGTCGTGGGTGGTGATGCCGACGGGGCATTTGCCGGTCTGGCACACGCGGTACTGCTGGCAGCCGATGGCGATGAGCGACGCCGTCGCGAGGGCCACGGCGTCGGCGCCGAGGGCGATCGCCTTGGCGATGTCCGCGCTGTCGCGGAAGCCGCCGGTGACGCACAGGGTGACCCGGCTCCCGGCCTGGTCGAGGAAGCGCCGCGCGCGGTGGACCGCGTAGACCGGCGGGAGACAGGTGTTGTCCTTGACGAACACGGGGCCCGCGCCGGTGCCGCCGCCGCGGCAGTCCACGGTGATGAAGTCGGGTTCCGCCGCGAGGGCGATGGCCAGGTCCTCCTCGATGTGGCACGCCGCCACCTTCACGCCCACGGGCCGGCCGTCAATCCATTCGCGGAGCTGCGCCACCGTGGCCGCGAGGTCCTCGGGCCGCTCCAGATGGAAGGGCCGCCCCGGCGAGATGGCGTCACGGTCGCGCGGAATGCCCCGGATCGCCGCGATCTCATCGGTGATCTTCGCCTGGGGCAGGTGGCCGCCGAGCCCCGGCTTGGCCGCCTGGCCGATCTTGATCTCCACGGCGTCCGCCTGGCGGACCGCCTCCTCGCGCCACGAGAAGGGCGCGGTGCCGATCTCGTAGATGTAGACGCCCGCCTCGGCGCGCTCCTCGGGCAGGAGCCCGCCCTCGCCGGAGCACATGGCCGTGCCCGCGCGCCTGGAGCCCCGCGCCAGGGCGATCTTCGCCTCGCGCGAGAGCGCGCCGAAGGACATGTGCGACACGTAGAACGGCACATCGAGCACCACGGGCTTCGCCGCCCCCGGCCCGATCACCGTGCGCAGGCTCACCGGCTCGTCCTCGTTCAGCGGCAGGCGCGACAACTGGACACCCTTGAACAGGACGGCCTCCCACCCCGGCACGGGGCGGCGCGTGCGCATGGCCGTGATCTCGCTCTCTCCCGACAGCGCCATCTGCTGGATGCGGGCCATGCCCGGCTCGCCGTCGTCTTTGTCCTTGCGCCACGCGGACAGGTAGCCGGGGTCCACGCCGCCCGGGCCCTCCGCCGCCGGGGCTGCGGGAGCCGTCACCGGCGCGGCAGTCACGGCGGGCTTCGGCGCGGGCAGGGGGGCCTGCTCTTCAAAGTCCCCCGGGCCCGCCCCGCACACCGGACATTCGTCCGGCGGCTCCGGCCCCTTGTGGACATACCCGCAGACGATGCACACCCATTCCTTTTCCATGGCGGACATAACGTATCCTCCCGGCAATGTTGGGGCGCGCCGCAGTCTTCTCCCCGCGCGCCGTGAAAACCCGCACCCTCGTCACCCCCGCGAAAGCGGGGGCCCATGCCTTCGGCTCGGGACGCAACCGGCCTACCCCGGATGGATTCCCGCGTGCGCGGGAATGACGGCGGGGGCGTTTGCCGCCTCACTTCACCTCGAAGAACCGCTCCTTCGGCGCGTTACACACGGGGCAGCGGTCGGGGACATCGTCGCCGACGTGCGTGTGGCCGCAAATCTCGCACACATAGATCGGCGCGGCCGCCAGATCGCCGCCCGCCTGCACCGCCGCCAGCGCGCCCTGGTACAGCCCGTGGTGCGTCCCCTCGACGGTCATCGCGTTGCGGAAGCTGATCTCCGCCTTGCGGTTGCCCTCGGCCACCGCCTCCTCCACAAACGGCGGGTACATTTCCTGGAACTCGTGCCCCTCGCCGTCAATCGCCTGCTGGAGATGCTCCAGCGTGGTGGTGACGCCGCCCATGGCGCGCAGGTGCGCGTGGGCATGCACCGTCTCGGCCTCCGCCGCCGCGCGGAACAGCTTCGCCACCTGCGGGAAGCCCTCCTGCTCCGCCTTCTTCGCAAACGCCAGATACTTCCGGTTGGCCTGGCTCTCGCCCGCAAACGCCGCCTGAAGATTGTCCATGCTGCTCATGATAGCCATTCCTCTCTGGTTTGCACGGCGCCCGGCCCCGGGGACGCTCCCCCGCCGGAACCGCGCCGCGCGGTCTTGTCAGGAAACCTTATCAAATGCGCAAACGCCATGCAAGCGCCCCCCGAAACGTCCGGCCGGGTGAGATGGTCGTGCCGTGAAGAAAGAGGGCGCAGCAAGCGGCGCCCCTACCTGCCCATGCCTTGGGCACACACGAAAACGCCGGGATCGCCGCCCGTAGGGTACCGCTTGCCGCGCCCTCTTCCCGGGAACACCCCTGCCACCCCCCGCATGCGGCGACGCGGCGAGCAGGGGTTCGGTCATTTCTCCCAGGTGAACGCCTCCCCCGCCGCGAGGGCAAGCGGCATTTTCTCGCCGTTGCAGACGAGCGTCGTCTCCACGGGGCGGTCGGCGCGCAGGGTGGCCTGCACGACCTTTCCATCGCGCCATTGCAGGTCCACCGTGAGGCCGCCGCGCGCGCGGAGGCCCGCCGCGCTGCCGTCGCGCCAGTCCGTGGGCAGGGCGGGCAGCAGCCGCACCGCGCCGTCGTGGCACTGGAGGAGCATCTCGATGATGCCCGCCGCGACGCCGAAGTTGCCGTCAATCTGGAAGGGCGGGTGGGCGTCGAACAGGTTGGGGTAGATGCCGCCGCGCTGGTTTCGCTTGCCCGTGCCGTCGGCGGGCTGGAGCATGTTGGCGAGCACCCTGCACGCGTGGTCGCCGTCGAGGAAGCGCGCCCACAGGCAGACCTTCCACGCCATGGACCAGCCGGTTCCGGCGTCTCCCCGGTAGATCAGCGACTGCTTGGCCGCCTGGAACAGCTCCGGCGTGGCCGGGGTGATCTCCTCGCCGGGGAACACGGCCCACAGGTGGGACACGTGGCGGTGGTCGTTCTTCGGGTCGTCCTTGTCCTCCAGCCATTCCTGGAGCTGGCCGTGCCGGCCGATCCGGTTGGGCGCGATGCGCGCGCGCAGCTCGTCCAGCCGCGCCGCGAAGTTCGCGTCCACGCCGAGGACGCGCGCCGCCGCCGCCGTGTCGGCGAAGAGCCCGCGGATGATCTGGTGGTCCATGGCGGGGCCCATGACGAGGCCGCCCTGCTCGGGCGAGTTGGACGGCCCGCTGATCAGCGGCTTCGCCGGGTCGCGCGGGTCCTCGACGAGGTACTGCGCGAAGAACTCCGCCGCCCCCTTCATGACCGGGTAGGCGCGGTCGCGCAGGAAGGCGTCGTCGCCCGTGTGCTGCCAGTGCCGCCAGAAGTCCTGGCAGAGCCACGCGCCGCCGGTGGGCCAGATGCCGTGGTCGCTGGCGTTGATGGGCGCCGCGCCGCGCCACAGGTCGAAGTTGTGGTGGAGCACCCAGCCGGGGGCGCCATAGTGCGCCTGCGCCACGCGCGCGCCGGACTGCGCCACCTCCTCCAGCGCGTCGAAGAGCGGCGCGTGGCACTCGGACAGGTTGCCCGGCTCGGTGAGCCAGTAGTTCATCTCCGTGTTGATGTTCACGGTGTACTTGCTGTCCCACGGCGGGGTGAGGCTGTCGTTCCACAGCCCCTGGAGCGTGGCGGGCTGGCCGCCCGCGCGGCTGCACGCGATCATGAGGTAGCGCCCGTACTGGCACAGCAGCGCGGGCAGGCTGGGGTCCGGCGCGGCGGCGTAGCGGCGGATCCGCTCGTCCGTGGGCACCCCCGCCGGGGCGGGCCCCAGGTCGAGGGACACGCGCCGGAACAGCGCCTGGTGGTCCGCGACGTGCTCCGCCCGCAGGGCGTCCCAGCCGCGCGCGGACGCGCCCAGCATCTCCGCGCACGCCGCCGCCGGGTCGCCGGACACGTCGCCGTAGTCGCGGTAGGACGTGGCCGCGGCAAGGTAGAACACCACCGCGTCCGCCTTCTCCACGCGGAGTTCGCCGCCCGCGACGGTGACGCTGCCGCCCTCGGCCACGGCCTGCAGCCGCGCCTCAAAGCGCAGGAGGCTCGGGATGGTCTCCGGATCCCCCGGCTCGAAACGGTAGTCGTCGGGCCGGCCCCGGAGGGCCAGACTGTCCGCGCCCGCCGGTTCGCATACCGCCTGCTGGTGCGGCGACGCGAGGCGCACGGTGCAGGAGACCGCGCCGGGCTGGTCCGCCGTGACGCGCAGGGCGAGGATGCGCGCGGGATAACTGGCGAAGACCTCGCGGCGGTACGTCACCCGCCTGGCGGTGTATTCCGTGACCGCCGTGGCCGTGTCGAGGTCCAGCGACCGGGTGTACTTCTTCACGCCGTCGGCGTGGTCGAAACGGATCAGCACGTCGCCGAAGGCCTGGTAGGGGAGCTGGCGCAGGGGCGCCGACATGAAGTGCTCCATGGCCAGGTCCTGCGCCTCCTTCTGCTTCCCCTCGAAGAGCAGGCGGCGGATTTCGGGAAGATATTCCGCCGCGCCCTCGCGGGCGTAGTCGCGCGGCCCCCCGGCCCACAGCGTGCCCTCGTTGAACTGGATGCGCTCCTCCGGCGCGCCGCCGAAGACCATCGCGCCCAGGCGCCCGTTGCCCACGGGCAGCGCCTCCACCCACTGCGCGGCGGGCTGCTCATACCACAGCGTGAGATTGTCCGGGGCGGCCTCCGCCCCCGCCGACACCGCAAAGACCAGCGCGCATATCAGTCCCATGACGAGTCTCCTTTTCCGCAGCGCTTGGCCGCGTCCACACCGTCCACACCGTCCACACCGTCCATACCGTCCACACCGTCCACACCGTCCATACCGTCCATACCGTCCATACCGTCCATACCGTCCATTTCTTCACACCCCGCGCGCGCGGAGCTTGGCGTCTATGAACTGCCGGTGGTTGAGCCGCAGCAAATCCATGAACCGGTGGGCGAGATGGTCCTCGTGGGCGCTGAGGACGCCGTCGGCGAGGAAGACGCGCCACAGCTCCTCCATCATCCAGACGCGCTCCTCCTGAGTGAACCTCTGGTTCACGGTGTTGGTGTGCTCAAAGAGCCCCACGCTGCCCTCCCGCGCGGCGGCGCAGGCGTCGAAGAGGTCGCGCACCTCGTCGTCGTCCAGGCCGAACTTGCCGCGCAGGGTCTCCGCCGCGCGGTCGGTCTCGGCGGGGTCGAGGGTGTTGTCCGCCGCGGCCGCCTCCAGCAGGAGCATGCACACCGCCCGCTGCAGGCGCTTTTCCCGCGTCTCTTTTTGCTCGCCCGGGTCGGCCTTCTTGAACCACGAACCCAGCATGGCGTCACTTCCCCCCTTCAAACAGGATGCGGACCTTGGGGCAGGCGAAATGCTCGCCCGCGCCGGGGGTCAGTTCCGCCCAGTGCCGCTTTTCCAGCGGCCCGGAGGGGTCGAGGTCATTGACCAGCAGGGAGAACCCGGCCGTGCCGCCCGCCTTCAGGGCAAGCCAGGGCAGCTCGGCGGCGGGAAAGGCCGCCTCGTACACCGTCCGCCGCCCGTCGCGCTTCACGGCAAGCGGCACGGCGGCGGTGACGGAGTCCACGCTCTTGTCGGGCCGCTCGTGGGAGAAGACCTGCGGCCCCTTCGGCGTGAGGCTGAAGCTCCAGTTGGACCCCTCCACCCAGAACTCCACGCTGTCGTTCATCCAGACCGTGTCGCCCGCAAAGGGCTGGAAGAACTCGTTGTCCTCCGCCTCCACGGCGAGATAGAGGTGCCCCTCGTCCCACATCACCCGGGTAAAGGCCCGGAGGTCTTCGGTGTCGGCGGGGTCAAAACTCACGCCGTAGGTCAGCGGCGCGGCGGGCGCGTCGCCCCACTCCGACAGGTCGCCGTCCAGCGTGACGGGGCCCCGCGCCTTCGGCGCGCGGAGCGTCGGCACCAGATTAATCTCCCGCGCCAGCGCCAGCGGCTTCCCCGTCTCCGGGTTGTCCACTTCGCCCTTCAGCGCGGGCACGGGAAACCGCGCCGTCCCCTCGGACCGCACGCGCGCGGTGGCCCGCGCCGTTGCGCCGGGCGCGGCGTTCAGGGTCATCTCCGGCGGGTCCACGGTCCAGCCCGCGGGCACGTCCCACCGGAACACGCCCCCGGCGGGGACCGCGAAGGGGTTTTCCAGCGTCATCACCCCTTCGCCCCGGAAGGGTTCTCCCAGCGGCACGGTGACCTCCTCCGTGGCGAGCATGCCCTTCAGGGCGCGCGCCCGCAGCACGCCCGCCTCGGTGACCGTGTCCGCGGGCAGCGTCGCGTGCGGCTTCACCACGGTCCACGACACGGCGTCCCCGCGCACCTTCTCGGCGAGGTGGCAGAAGAACCCGCCCTCCTCCGGCTCGCGCACCGCGCCCCCGGCGCTGCCCGCCACGACATACTGCACGCCGTTGCGCTCGCCCCAGTGGCGGTAGTAGTGCAGGTGCCCGGCGAACACGGCGCGCACGGGGTATGGTCTAATCATCTCCGCGATGTGCGCCCAGTCGCGGTTCCAGTTCCCCATGAACAGCGGCGCGTGGAGAAACAGGAAGAGGTG encodes:
- a CDS encoding rubrerythrin family protein, which codes for MSSMDNLQAAFAGESQANRKYLAFAKKAEQEGFPQVAKLFRAAAEAETVHAHAHLRAMGGVTTTLEHLQQAIDGEGHEFQEMYPPFVEEAVAEGNRKAEISFRNAMTVEGTHHGLYQGALAAVQAGGDLAAAPIYVCEICGHTHVGDDVPDRCPVCNAPKERFFEVK
- a CDS encoding TerB family tellurite resistance protein — encoded protein: MLGSWFKKADPGEQKETREKRLQRAVCMLLLEAAAADNTLDPAETDRAAETLRGKFGLDDDEVRDLFDACAAAREGSVGLFEHTNTVNQRFTQEERVWMMEELWRVFLADGVLSAHEDHLAHRFMDLLRLNHRQFIDAKLRARGV
- a CDS encoding glycoside hydrolase family 95 protein gives rise to the protein MGLICALVFAVSAGAEAAPDNLTLWYEQPAAQWVEALPVGNGRLGAMVFGGAPEERIQFNEGTLWAGGPRDYAREGAAEYLPEIRRLLFEGKQKEAQDLAMEHFMSAPLRQLPYQAFGDVLIRFDHADGVKKYTRSLDLDTATAVTEYTARRVTYRREVFASYPARILALRVTADQPGAVSCTVRLASPHQQAVCEPAGADSLALRGRPDDYRFEPGDPETIPSLLRFEARLQAVAEGGSVTVAGGELRVEKADAVVFYLAAATSYRDYGDVSGDPAAACAEMLGASARGWDALRAEHVADHQALFRRVSLDLGPAPAGVPTDERIRRYAAAPDPSLPALLCQYGRYLMIACSRAGGQPATLQGLWNDSLTPPWDSKYTVNINTEMNYWLTEPGNLSECHAPLFDALEEVAQSGARVAQAHYGAPGWVLHHNFDLWRGAAPINASDHGIWPTGGAWLCQDFWRHWQHTGDDAFLRDRAYPVMKGAAEFFAQYLVEDPRDPAKPLISGPSNSPEQGGLVMGPAMDHQIIRGLFADTAAAARVLGVDANFAARLDELRARIAPNRIGRHGQLQEWLEDKDDPKNDHRHVSHLWAVFPGEEITPATPELFQAAKQSLIYRGDAGTGWSMAWKVCLWARFLDGDHACRVLANMLQPADGTGKRNQRGGIYPNLFDAHPPFQIDGNFGVAAGIIEMLLQCHDGAVRLLPALPTDWRDGSAAGLRARGGLTVDLQWRDGKVVQATLRADRPVETTLVCNGEKMPLALAAGEAFTWEK